Proteins encoded together in one Apis cerana isolate GH-2021 linkage group LG4, AcerK_1.0, whole genome shotgun sequence window:
- the LOC107994299 gene encoding ankyrin repeat domain-containing protein 17 isoform X5, whose product MQNVAQGTTSDSQKHEKSASVHHDIGKTSSTPQSSNSSPTKSETETFSELQPRFMADSSESEEDSVSEVECFAIDQVELDEGHHLESSKLLLTSEDPERSVDPETQARLESLLEVAGIGKLSSGDGKHLPDHEVLRRITSSVSCALDEAAAALTRMRSDNPRTQNEKRSLVEACTDGDVGTVKKLLTEGRSVHETTEEGESLLSLACSAGYYELAQVLLAMSANVEDRGIKGDCTPLMEAASAGHVDVVSLLIAHGADVNAQSTSGNTPLMYGCAGGHEEVVRVLLEAGANVEDHNENGHTPLMEAASAGHVPVAKILLEHGAGINTHSNEFKESALTLACYKGHLEMVRFLLEAGADQEHKTDEMHTALMEASMDGHVEVARLLLDSGAQVNMPTDSFESPLTLAACGGHVDLAMLLIERGANIEEVNDEGYTPLMEAAREGHEEMVALLLSQGANINAQTEETQETALTLACCGGFLEVADFLIKAGADIELGASTPLMEAAQEGHLELVRYLLESAADVHAQTQTGDTALTYACENGHTDVADLLLQFGADLEHESEGGRTPLMKACRAGHLCTVQFLISKRADVNRQTTNNDHTPLSLACAGGHLAVVELLLAQSANPFHKLKDNSTMLIEAAKGGHTSVVQLLLDYPHSIMMSTPHNATPTPMLLPQQQQQQQQQQQQQQQQQQQQSHPQQQQHITHQQHVPHQQHASTQPQSHQQQQQHAADQSQTQNLQPKHNTQKSLLRKNRSVTMMPDMSLTSAEAQQVRSQPAGESIVTTKDDTNILDKGSGGFTNLSEPNISLSPAPAPTPGLNVSESRKNTRQEQILHKQQIFEELQRVERELQIKGPGHWFCSAKNPVVTQQQQQQQQEDSNEPDTLSSGLVCSTSGISGNSLTHQGTSQAMSLYNAFLRGKRIAQEAQLSLAPTISETFPTTNTFPTSPPLSLATIPVTSSVPSVTSNTSSATTPSPPSISTPPTVMSVSQPITTSSDVSQSTAISDRPKAKPVSKKEGKNIRKASSSVMAGKLQQQQQQQQQQQQQANLMAGLQQQYQQKQRQHTYQVQQVHQLQQLNQQLQLQLDQVQVQQQQTQPQQQQGQPQQQPSQQQQSQSQQQTGVVTANGNNILMPTQLMSHLHPTHTHHLHDQADPELARLHRDGACPFVAAAQKAKALCTSESVIKLEDGTHIPLDDAFEIFRSISFDDTVDATEDQEKLELKRLEVTNGKDSQQPQQQQQQQQQQQQQHLQTTQIVQQTTSPYTSQEYFTNPVLPTLPSLQVTSAGVQIQADISADLQLTGTQPLQNQPYKDALKDYQDGYLAGLRCHFQSQLLASQITFPTQALPAVSEARGIIDSISYQTNGYTQSTACSTNQVQVATQTQAPATTTAATIVSSDKKQVYTAPTTGKGKKGKYPLLSQQPSCQQQQTANTQQQTPNFPSQNYQLDPTTVAGQYTTGVPTVGSYATSQVPPAPFSCMDVDSETDSNHDTALTLACAGGHEELVELLLSRGADIEHRDKKGFTPLILAATAGHQKVVEILLNHGADIEAQSERTKDTPLSLACSGGRYEVVELLLNRGANKEHRNVSDYTPLSLAASGGYVNIIKLLLSHGAEINSRTGSKLGISPLMLAAMNGHVAAVKLLLDMGSDINAQIETNRNTALTLACFQGRHEVVSLLLDRKANVEHRAKTGLTPLMEAASGGYVEVGRVLLTKGADVNATPVPSSRDTALTIAADKGHCRFVELLLSRGTQVEVKNKKGNSPLWLAANGGHLNVVDLLYHAGADIDSQDNRKVSCLMAAFRKGHIKVVKWMVNHVTQFPSDQEMTRYIATVSDKELLEKCQECVKVIRAAKETQAAKANKNATILLEELDMEKTREESKKAAAARRRERKKKKKLEKKEEKRKLHEEYKKNETNYEDKEENGKKSGDEECDRADDSEHETGDSCERMDSMPSPVNRSPEDPYREEGDSGIDANSQGSCSSNDVKAREKKKEKKKKKSNNSTNNEKDTSPQRSPKSVVTQSTTLSQNSITPTKSQNNASEKRIINNTSNTVSVSATSITMSSRSSTVNCNERKLKGQLVFESSRHPADREDFEATGNETYVPGKGKKSYNNQYDGDALNTSTKTNNTTSPKQGGKREEGWKEVVRKGQSDDSGRFMNSPFRSKKVSVPPNAISRVIGRGGSNINAIRGATGAHIEVEKQSKCQGERIITIKGSSDATKQAHTLIAALIKDPDVDILQMLPKSKLAVVTTSSWDKTISTVASSKAKLGPINKPLSLTSSSSSTQINKSNYTSGVSTVNQLIPLRSSSTIKLAGAFPTPLPRATAPRLVAAAEKRAQAVAAQMASSSNTKTTMSYTSAIMTAGRATKIVTTSTTQTFAAKLSEITASTHTSTTVMQSTHTTVNKQKSLQANTVTVVSATAAAMAQTSSQQSAVNTSPKHCRPLPTLSAPPTMVSHYSGKSTYSPGSNAAVSPATSTVVAYCSESTVTSTCSNSSIRVSPSPPISSQCQQQLQQQQQQQQQQQQQQQQQQQQQARSSPPIASTIQEQQQQQQQQQQQQQQQQQQQQQQQQQTNNTPLEYSLFNDTFTKVTQQSMWGGRENESQKGMNFATVAGGGGVSVNISGSSSSKFIDNVPPQVDASKAPGYRGTTMCSPVSSKSNNTTNTNVTSIGSGGVSSNTGHNPIQPPQFQSSGNYSEHPLSNKPPGSLAVARPVIPQQNIEMGAAMGAQFSRPVFQGELTGTRNTTTHQPHVIASTSQPTLDVGLFKGNNIGYEHPNVNSSLLKMVPNEGQGHPLLPFHPHMQNFTQTISPSASVNTTVSMSRLNPRAPDFSSSLHLNSKPQVTMFNAGSPAAGMHPNMFATVPPPPPSAIQSNNLAMLGNFPLGKYQAPSRATPGNTGISTNGQTRWPFAPPHNNYPPHQDPMISQISFSNHLANITAQPGSIDLITSLENGGSPAISPSSPAQVAQEMNQLKIEDRKVPRPIGTERAWKNYATAGMGPGGDADSINWMLNNEKLVGSWASLAPGIDRHQMFRSNATYNRISNVDAELHQMMESSFQGHVDTQQQPFPNGSATTLSLMPGLTLLPGQFGTPTLTEIPPNETNKMDPPAWGIPDAVQDKQHPAWNKWTH is encoded by the exons ATGCAGAATGTAGCACAAGGAACGACCTCGGATAGTCAGAAGCACGAGAAATCAGCAAGCGTTCACCACGACATTGGAAAGACGTCGTCGACTCCCCAGTCTTCGAATTCCAGCCCTACGAAGTCAGAGACCGAAACCTTCTCCGAACTGCAGCCTCGCTTTATGGCAGACTCGTCGGAGAGCGAAGAGGACAGTGTTTCAGAG GTGGAGTGTTTTGCAATTGATCAGGTTGAATTAGACGAAGGTCATCATTTAGAGTCATCCAAGCTTCTGTTAACTTCTGAAGATCCAGAGAGATCTGTGGATCCCGAAACTCAGGCTCGATTAGAATCATTGCTGGAAGTAGCTGGTATTGGCAAGTTGTCATCAGGCGATGGGAAGCACTTACCTGATCACGAAGTGCTCCGTCGCATAACATCTAGTGTTTCTTGTGCATTAGATGAAGCAGCAGCTGCATTGACTCGTATGCGCAGCGATAATCCACGCACACAAAACGAAAAGCGCTCTCTTGTAGAGGCTTGCACTGACGGGGACGTAGGtactgttaaaaaattattaacagaaGGACGCAGTGTTCACGAAACTacagaagagggagagagtttGCTCTCCCTCGCTTGTTCAGCTGGATATTACGAACTTGCTCAG GTACTTTTGGCAATGAGTGCAAACGTAGAGGATCGTGGTATAAAGGGGGATTGTACCCCTTTAATGGAGGCTGCCAGTGCAGGGCATGTAGATGTTGTAAGCTTGCTTATTGCTCATGGAGCTGATGTTAATGCTCAATCTACTTCAG GTAATACACCTCTTATGTATGGCTGTGCGGGTGGTCATGAGGAGGTAGTGCGAGTATTATTAGAAGCAGGTGCCAATGTTGAAGATCATAACGAAAATGGTCATACTCCTTTAATGGAAGCAGCTAGTGCTGGACATGTTCCAGTAGCTAAGATCTTGTTGGAACATGGCGCTGGAATTAATACTCATTCCAatgaatttaaagaatctgCTTTAACACTGGCCTGTTACAAAGGACATTTGGAAATGGTTCGCTTCTTATTAGAAGCTGGTGCAGACCAG GAGCACAAAACTGATGAAATGCACACTGCCCTTATGGAAGCATCGATGGATGGTCATGTAGAAGTAGCTCGTTTGCTCTTAGATTCAGGTGCGCAAGTGAATATGCCAACAGACAGTTTTGAATCTCCATTAACTTTGGCTGCTTGTGGAGGTCACGTCGATCTTGCTATGCTTTTGATCGAGCGAGGAGCAAATATCGAGGAAGTAAACGATGAAGGTTATACGCCACTAATGGAAGCAGCACGTGAAGGTCACGAAGAAATGGTTGCTTTGCTTTTAAGTCAAG GGGCTAACATCAATGCTCAAACTGAGGAAACACAAGAAACAGCGCTTACTTTAGCTTGTTGTGGTGGCTTTCTAGAAGTTGcagattttttgattaaagcAGGAGCTGACATCGAATTGGGTGCTTCTACTCCTCTAATGGAAGCTGCACAGGAAGGTCATTTAGAACTTGTTCGTTATTTACTTGAATCTGCAGCAGATGTCCATGCTCAAACACAAACAGGAGATACTGCATTAACTTATGCTTGTGAAAATGGTCATACTGATGTTGCGGATCTTCTACTTCAATTTGGTGCTGATTTA gagcATGAATCAGAAGGAGGAAGAACACCGCTAATGAAAGCATGTAGAGCTGGTCACCTCTGTACAGTTCAGTTTCTTATATCAAAGCGTGCAGATGTTAATAGACAAACAACGAATAATGATCATACTCCTCTTTCACTAGCATGTGCTGGTGGGCATTTGGCAGTTGTAGAATTGTTACTTGCACAGTCTGCTAATCCATTTCATAAATTGAAG GATAATTCTACAATGTTAATAGAAGCTGCAAAAGGTGGACATACTAGTGTAGTTCAACTTCTGTTGGATTATCCTCACAGTATTATGATGAGTACACCGCATAATGCAACACCTACACCTATGTTGCTTCcccaacaacaacaacaacaacaacagcaacagcagcagcagcaacagcagcaacaacaacaatcacATCCACAGCAACAACAGCATATTACGCACCAACAACATGTGCCCCATCAACAACATGCATCAACCCAACCCCAATCACatcaacaacagcaacaacatgCTGCAGATCAATCACAAACACAAAATCTTCAACCTAAACATAATAcacaaaaatcattattaagaaaaaatcgatCTGTAACAATGATGCCAGATATGAGTCTTACTTCTGCAGAGGCGCAACAAGTTCGTTCTCAACCCGCAGGAGAATCAATTGTAACAACTAAAGATGATACTAATATTCTGGATAAAGGCAGTGGAGGATTTACTAATCTTTCAGAGCCTAACATTAGTCTTAGCCCTGCTCCTGCGCCAACACCAGGATTGAATGTCTCAGAAAGTCGAAAAAATACTCGACAAGAACAGATTCTTCATAAACAacaaattttcgaagaattacAA agGGTAGAAAGAGAACTTCAAATTAAGGGTCCAGGACATTGGTTTTGTAGTGCAAAAAATCCTGTTGTAACgcagcaacagcaacaacagcagcagGAAGATTCTAATGAACCAGATACATTGTCATCAg GTTTAGTTTGCAGTACAAGTGGCATATCCGGAAATTCATTAACTCATCAAGGCACTAGCCAGGCAATGTCATTGTATAATGCATTTCTTAGAGGAAAACGAATTGCACAAGAAGCTCAGTTATCTTTAGCTCCAACCATATCGGAAACTTTTCCTACGACAAATACTTTTCCTACTTCTCCTCCCCTTTCTCTTGCGACAATACCTGTTACGTCGTCTGTTCCATCAGTTACTTCAAATACATCTTCAGCAACTACACCAAGTCCTCCAAGCATATCCACACCTCCTACTGTCATGTCAGTTTCTCAACCTATTACCACAAGTAGCGATGTTAGCCAGAGTACTGCTATAAGTGATCGCCCGAAAGCAAAGCCTGTCTCTAAAAAAGAAGGCAAGAATATTCGGAAAGCTTCATCTAGTGTAATGGCTGGAAAATTgcaacagcagcaacaacaacaacagcagcaacaacaacaggcTAATTTAATGGCTGGTCTTCAGCAACAATATCAGCAAAAACAACGACAACATACTTACCAAGTTCAACAGGTACATCAGCTGCAACAACTTAATCAGCAATTGCAATTACAGTTGGATCAAGTACAg GTACAGCAACAGCAAACGCAACCGCAACAACAGCAAGGTCAACCACAACAGCAGCCATCTCAACAACAGCAATCGCAATCACAGCAACAAACTGGAGTAGTAACTGCTAATGGGAATAATATACTTATGCCCACTCAATTAATGTCACATCTTCATCCTACACATACTCATCATCTTCATGATCAG GCTGATCCTGAATTAGCAAGATTACATCGAGATGGAGCTTGTCCCTTTGTTGCTGCTGCTCAAAAGGCAAAGGCTCTCTGTACAAGTGAAagtgttataaaattagaagatgGTACGCATATTCCTCTGGATGatgcttttgaaatttttcgatctatTAGCTTTGACGATACTGTTgatg CGACAGAAGATCAAGAAAAACTTGAACTGAAAAGATTAGAAGTGACAAATGGTAAGGATTCTCAGCAAccgcaacaacaacaacagcaacaacaacaacagcaacaacaacattTGCAAACCACGCAAATAGTTCAACAAACAACCAGTCCTTATACTTCTCAAGAATATTTTACCAATCCTGTGCTACCAACTTTGCCTTCACTTCAAGTAACTAGTGCTGGTGTTCAGATACAAGCTGATATATCAGCAGATTTACAGTTAACTGGTACGCAACCTCTACAGAACCAACCTTATAAAGACGCATTAAAAGATTATCAAGATGGATATCTTGCTGGTCTTCGATGCCATTTTCAATCGCAGTTATTAGCATCTCAGATAA CATTTCCTACACAAGCTTTACCGGCTGTAAGTGAAGCAAGAGGAATAATAGATAGTATATCCTATCAGACAAATGGTTATACTCAATCAACAGCTTGCAGTACTAATCAAGTTCAAGTGGCTACTCAAACTCAAGCACCAGCAACTACAACAGCTGCTACTATTGTTTCTTCAGATAAGAAGCAAGTTTATACAGCACCTACAACCggtaaaggaaagaaaggaaaatatccACTTTTATCTCAACAACCATCTTGTCAACAACAACAAACTGCCAATACCCAACAGCAGACCCCTAATTTCCCCAGCCAAAATTATCAATTGGATCCAACAACAG tcGCTGGTCAGTACACAACAGGTGTTCCTACAGTTGGTAGTTATGCTACTAGTCAAGTACCACCTGCACCATTTTCTTGTATGGATGTGGATTCCGAAACAGACAGTAATCATGATACAGCCTTGACTTTAGCATGTGCTGGTGGTCACGAAGAACTTGTTGAACTTTTGTTAAGCCGTGGTGCAGATATag AACACAGAGATAAAAAGGGATTTACTCCACTTATTTTGGCAGCAACAGCAGGACATCAAAAAGTGGTAGAAATTCTTTTGAATCATGGAGCTGATATAGAAGCTCAATCTGAACGTACTAAGGATACGCCTCTGTCTCTTGCCTGTAGTGGTGGTAGATATGAAGTGGTAGAACTTCTACTTAATCGGGGTGCTAATAAGGAGCATCGTAATGTTTCTGATTACACACCCTTGAGTCTTGCAGCATCCGGTggttatgttaatataataaagcttCTCCTTAGTCATGGTGCTGAAATTAATTCCCGAACTGGTTCGAAATTAGGTATTTCTCCACTCATGCTTGCTGCTATGAATGGTCATGTTG cggcggtgaaattattattagatatggGCAGTGATATAAATGCTCAAATTGAAACTAATCGTAATACGGCGCTAACATTGGCGTGTTTCCAAGGAAGACATGAAGTTGTTAGTCTTCTCCTTGATCGAAAAGCTAACGTAGAACATCGAGCTAAG accGGCTTAACACCATTGATGGAAGCAGCTAGTGGAGGATATGTAGAAGTTGGACGAGTTTTATTAACTAAAGGAGCTGATGTTAATGCTACTCCTGTTCCATCATCTCGCGATACTGCTCTCACCATTGCTGCTGATAAAGGACACTGCCGTTttgtagaattattattgtcaag AGGAACGCAAgttgaagtaaaaaataagaaggGAAATAGTCCATTATGGTTAGCGGCAAATGGTGGGCATTTAAATGTTGTTGATTTACTGTACCATGCTGGAGCAGATATCGATTCACAAGACAATCGAAAg gtTTCTTGTTTGATGGCCGCATTTCGTAAAGGACACATTAAAGTTGTTAAATGGATGGTAAATCATGTTACTCAATTTCCAAGTGACCAAGAAATGACAAGGTATATAGCTACCGTCAGTGACAAGGAGCTCCTAGAAAAATGTCAAGAATGTGTGAAAGTTATTCGAGCAGCAAAAGAAACTCAAGCAGcaaaagcaaataaaaatgcaacgaTTTTATTGGAAGAACTTGATATGGAGAAAACGAgagaagaatcgaaaaaagCAGCGGCTGCTCGTAGACGagagcgaaagaaaaaaaagaaacttgaaaaaaaagaagaaaaacgaaaattacatgaagaatacaagaaaaatgaaacaaattatgAAGATaaggaagaaaatggaaaaaaatccgGAGACGAAGAATGCGATAGAGCGGATGATAGTGAACATGAAACTGGAGATAGTTGTGAAAGAATGGACAGTATGCCATCACCAGTTAATAGAAGTCCAGAGGATCCTTATAGAGAGGAAGGCGATAGTGGAATTGATGCAAATAGTCAAGGTAGTTGCAGTAGTAATGATGTCAAAgctagagaaaaaaagaaagaaaagaagaaaaagaaatctaataattctactaataatgaaaaagatacgTCTCCTCAAAGATCTCCAAAGTCTGTTGTTACACAAAGCACTACTTTATCACAAAATTCTATTACTCCTACTAAATCTCAAAATAATGCGTCCGAAAA aagaattataaataatacatctaATACAGTATCTGTATCCGCGACTTCTATTACAATGAGTTCTAGGTCTTCGACTGTAAATTGTAATGAACGAAAATTGAAAGGTCAACTAGTGTTTGAATCGTCGAGACATCCTGCCGATAGAGAAGATTTCGAAGCAACTGGTAATGAAACCTATGTGCCTGGTAAAGGCAAAAAATcctataataatcaatatgatGGTGATGCATTAAATACTTCTACAAAGACAAATAATACAACCAGTCCTAAGCAGGGTGGTAAACGCGAAGAAGGCTGGAAAGAAGTTGTACGAAA ggGACAATCTGATGATTCTGGAAGATTTATGAATTCACCATTCCGTTCAAAGAAAGTATCTGTTCCACCAAATGCTATTAGTCGAGTTATTGGAAGAGGCGGAAGTAATATAAATGCTATTAGAGGTGCAACGGGAGCGCATATTGAAGTTGAAAAACAAAGCAAATGTCAGGGTGAAcgaattattactattaa aGGATCATCTGATGCAACAAAACAAGCTCACACATTAATAGCTGCTCTCATTAAGGATCCAGATGTTGACATACTACAAATGCTTCCAAAATCGAAATTGGCAGTTGTTACAACTTCTTCTTGGGATAAAACAATATCTACTGTAGCT tcgAGTAAAGCAAAGTTGGGTCCTATAAATAAACCTCTAAGTCTAACGTCTAGTTCCAGTAGCacgcaaattaataaatctaattatacATCTGGAGTGTCTACCGTTAATCAGTTGATTCCACTTCGATCATCATCTACTATTAAACTTGCTGGAGCATTTCCAACACCTTTGCCACGTGCGACGGCACCTAGACTCGTAGCTGCAg cTGAAAAACGAGCCCAAGCTGTAGCAGCTCAAATGGCTTCGTCATCAAATACAAAGACGACAATGTCATATACGAGTGCAATTATGACTGCTGGACGAGCAACTAAAATTGTAACGACAAGTACTACGCAAACATTTGCAGCAAAATTATCTGAAATCACTGCCTCAACGCATACATCTACTACCGTCATGCAATCCACTCATACTACggtaaacaaacaaaaatcgtTGCAAGCAAATACAGTGACTGTTGTATCAGCTACAGCCGCGGCAATGGCTCAGACTTCATCTCAACAGTCTGCAGTCAATACATCGCCAAAACACTGCCGACCACTGCCTACTTTGTCTGCTCCACCAACTATGGTTTCTCATTACTCTGGAAAATCTACTTATTCTCCCGGCTCAAATGCGGCGGTTTCGCCAGCAACAAGCACTGTGGTTGCATACTGTTCGGAAAGTACTGTCACTTCAACTTGTTCAAACTCGTCAATACGAGTTAGTCCGTCGCCCCCGATATCATCACAGTGTCAACAGCAATtacagcagcagcaacagcagcagcagcagcagcaacaacaacaacaacagcagcagcagcaacaagcACGTAGTTCGCCACCAATTGCCTCAACAATTCAagagcaacagcagcagcagcagcagcagcaacaacaacaacaacaacaacaacaacagcaacaacaacaacaacaacagacGAATAATACACCTcttgaatattcattatttaatgatacttTTACTAAAGTTACGCAACAGTCAATGTGGGGTGGCCGAGAAAATGAATCTCAAAAGGGTATGAATTTTGCAACTGTAGCTGGAGGTGGTGGAGTGTCCGTAAATATCTCGGGTTCATCTTCATCTAAATTTATTGACAACGTACCCCCTCAG GTAGATGCTTCAAAAGCTCCTGGATATCGAGGAACAACAATGTGTTCTCCCGTTTCAAGTAAATCAAACAATACAACTAACACGAATGTGACTAGTATAGGAAGTGGTGGCGTATCATCAAATACAGGCCATAATCCTATTCAACCACCACAATTTCAGTCATCCGGAAATTACAGCGAACATCCTCTTTCAAATAAACCACCTGGTAGTTTGGCAGTAGCACGACCGGTGATTCCTcaacaaaatatagaaatggGAGCAGCTATGGGAGCACAATTTAGTAGACCAGTATTTCAAGGAGAATTGACGGGAACTCGTAATACAACGACTCATCAGCCGCACGTGATAGCTTCTACGTCACAACCAACGTTGGACGTAGGTTTGTTTAAAGGAAACAATATTGGTTATGAACATCCAAATGTAAATTCAAGTTTACTAAAGATGGTGCCGAACGAAGGGCAAGGTCATCCACTTTTACCTTTCCATCCACATATGCAAAATTTCACACAAACAATTTCACCATCTGCTTCGGTGAATACTACTGTCAGTATGTCCAGATTAAATCCTAGAGCGCCTGATTTTTCTAGTTCGCTACATTTAAATAGCAAACCTCAAGTGACAATGTTTAATGCGGGTTCGCCGGCGGCGGGAATGCATCCAAATATGTTTGCAACTGTACCACCACCCCCTCCATCCGCGATCCAATCTAATAATCTAGCAATGCTTGGAAATTTTCCTTTGGGAAAATATCAGGCACCATCTCGAGCCACTCCCGGAAATACCGGAATCTCAACTAATGGACAAACTCGTTGGCCATTTGCTCCGCCGCACAATAATTACCCGCCCCATCAAGATCCAATGATAAGTCAAATTAGTTTCTCCAATCATTTGGCAAATATAACCGCACAACCTGGAAGCATCGATTTAATTACGAGCTTGGAAAATGGTGGGTCACCAGCTATATCACCTTCTTCACCAGCACAAGTAGCTCAGGAAATGAATCAGCTTAAAATAGAAGACCGTAAGGTACCACGACCGATCGGTACAGAAAGAGCATGGAAAAATTATGCAACAGCAGGGATGGGACCTGGTGGTGATGCCGATTCCATCAATTGGATGTTAAACAATGAAAAACTTGTTGGATCTTGGGCAAGTTTAGCGCCAGGAATAGATAGGCATCAAATGTTTCGATCTAATGCTACTTATAATCGTATATCCAATGTTGATGCTGAATTACATCAAATGATGGAATCTTCTTTTcag GGTCACGTTGATACTCAACAACAACCTTTTCCTAATGGAAGCGCAACTACTTTGTCGCTAATGCCAGGATTAACGTTATTGCCAGGACAATTTGGAACACCTACATTGACAGAAATTCCtccaaatgaaacaaataaaatggatCCACCAGCATGGGGAATACCAGATGCTGTGCAAGATAAACAACATCCg GCATGGAATAAATGGActcattaa